From Paenibacillus polymyxa, the proteins below share one genomic window:
- a CDS encoding SMP-30/gluconolactonase/LRE family protein, producing MIDAKAKLGEGPSWDHQSQRLFWVDIEGFQLHIYDPSTGTDRTIDVGEHISAVVPYLKNKVIVAMISGLYCLDIETGMKVLIHDPEEGRTGNRFNDGKCDPAGRFLAGTMSLNGERAQGALYSLTTKGSVFLLIDKASTSNGLAWSSDHRTMYYIDTPTLEVVSFDYDVTQGTIKNKQVIARLDESEGYPDGMTIDAEGMLWIARWGGKRVSRIHSAQGEVIAEVSLPVNCVTSCAFGGEHLDELYITTAQDGDNTDQPLAGGLFMVKTGVKGVPTSYFNQGQAADWLDLLPKKA from the coding sequence GTGATAGATGCTAAAGCCAAGTTAGGCGAGGGTCCCAGTTGGGATCATCAGTCGCAACGTTTATTTTGGGTCGATATTGAGGGTTTTCAATTACACATTTACGATCCATCTACAGGCACAGATCGTACCATAGATGTGGGCGAACATATTAGTGCAGTTGTACCTTATCTTAAAAATAAAGTAATCGTGGCCATGATCAGCGGTCTATATTGTCTGGATATAGAGACCGGAATGAAAGTATTGATCCATGATCCTGAGGAAGGTAGAACAGGCAATCGATTTAATGATGGTAAATGTGATCCTGCCGGACGTTTTTTGGCAGGAACTATGAGTTTAAATGGCGAACGCGCGCAAGGAGCGTTGTATAGTCTGACCACAAAGGGAAGCGTCTTCTTACTGATCGATAAAGCTTCCACATCTAATGGCTTAGCCTGGAGCTCAGATCATCGTACCATGTATTATATCGATACTCCGACCTTGGAAGTGGTCTCCTTCGATTACGATGTGACACAGGGAACCATTAAGAATAAGCAAGTGATAGCTAGATTGGATGAAAGTGAAGGATATCCAGATGGCATGACCATCGATGCAGAGGGCATGTTGTGGATCGCGCGTTGGGGCGGTAAACGCGTTTCTCGTATCCATTCTGCTCAGGGAGAAGTAATTGCTGAGGTTTCACTTCCAGTCAATTGTGTGACTTCATGTGCTTTTGGCGGTGAACATCTGGATGAGTTGTATATCACAACTGCTCAAGATGGCGATAATACCGATCAACCACTAGCAGGCGGTTTATTTATGGTCAAAACCGGAGTAAAAGGAGTACCGACCTCATATTTTAATCAAGGACAAGCAGCAGATTGGCTTGATCTGTTACCAAAAAAGGCTTGA
- the argC gene encoding N-acetyl-gamma-glutamyl-phosphate reductase: MSSKLKVAIVGSTGYGGVELIRFLVHHPQVEIVSVISSSSAGVPISDGFPHLTDIVVQDLDGVDIHEIAAKADLVFTATPSGVSTKLVPQLLDVGLKVIDLSGDFRLRSGEAYEAWYKKPAASPEYLKQAVYGLSEVYAEKLAGVSFISNPGCYPTATLLGIIPALKADWIDHRSLIVDAKSGVSGSGRGTSLVSHYAEMNENFKAYKVNKHQHIPEIEQVLGDVVGEDVTITFTTQLVPMTRGIMSTIYVTLKGDHTDQDLIGLYRDYYKGHPFVRVRGEGIWPATKEVFGSNYCDIGFAADARTGRLTIISVIDNVVKGAAGQAIQNLNLMMGWEENLGLGFIPVYP; the protein is encoded by the coding sequence GTGAGCAGCAAGCTAAAGGTAGCAATTGTCGGTTCCACTGGATATGGCGGAGTGGAGCTGATTCGATTTTTGGTTCATCATCCGCAGGTGGAGATTGTATCTGTTATTTCTTCATCCAGCGCGGGTGTCCCGATTAGTGATGGGTTTCCACATCTGACGGATATTGTGGTACAGGATTTGGACGGTGTCGATATCCATGAAATTGCTGCCAAGGCTGATCTGGTTTTCACAGCTACGCCATCAGGCGTTAGCACCAAATTAGTGCCACAGCTTCTGGATGTCGGACTGAAGGTGATTGACCTTTCCGGGGACTTTAGGCTCCGAAGCGGGGAAGCGTATGAAGCATGGTACAAAAAGCCTGCGGCTTCACCCGAGTATCTCAAGCAAGCCGTTTACGGACTCAGCGAGGTGTATGCAGAAAAGCTTGCTGGTGTTTCTTTTATTTCGAATCCAGGCTGCTATCCCACGGCGACACTATTGGGAATTATTCCTGCCTTAAAGGCAGATTGGATTGACCATCGGTCACTGATTGTGGATGCTAAATCCGGGGTATCCGGCTCCGGTCGGGGAACAAGTCTTGTTTCACATTATGCGGAGATGAATGAGAATTTTAAGGCTTATAAGGTGAATAAGCACCAACATATCCCTGAGATCGAACAGGTATTGGGTGATGTTGTGGGCGAGGACGTTACAATTACGTTTACGACACAGCTGGTGCCTATGACGCGAGGAATCATGAGCACAATTTATGTCACGTTGAAAGGTGATCATACGGATCAGGATCTTATCGGGTTATACCGGGATTATTATAAAGGCCATCCTTTTGTCCGCGTACGTGGCGAAGGTATATGGCCGGCAACAAAAGAAGTATTTGGTTCAAACTACTGCGACATCGGTTTTGCAGCAGATGCCCGTACTGGGCGTCTTACGATTATTTCTGTCATTGATAATGTTGTGAAGGGTGCCGCTGGGCAGGCGATTCAGAATTTAAATTTGATGATGGGATGGGAGGAGAACCTCGGACTGGGCTTCATACCGGTATATCCGTAA